A single Mastomys coucha isolate ucsf_1 chromosome X, UCSF_Mcou_1, whole genome shotgun sequence DNA region contains:
- the LOC116092009 gene encoding testin-like isoform X1 — protein sequence MAGSSYEWKSKDPAVAQSHKMALDHEQGTGAPCRKCKENCEGFELHFWRKTCRNCKCAQEEHGILLSTEGGRKVGKLLDDAKYINLIAKLKSDPISIYKPKVMVSRKPVPKKKNDSINTVAYEWTPSVQNQALSTQYMQMLPKEKQPVSGSEGAQYRKKQLAKQLPAQDQDPSKCHELSLKEVKEMRQFVKKYKSEALGVGKVKLLSEMNAQRYKMHNPAGIRNTTAVLGSKGKSKEFKKTQYSCYNCKHPMKEGDPAIYAERAGYSKLWHPACFTCSVCGEILVDMIYFWKNGKLYCGRHYCDSEKPRCAGCDELIFSDEYTQAERKNWHVKHFCCFDCNKVLAGKLYVMINNRPVCKLCYMKKHAVVCQGCHNAIDPEEQRVTHTIFSWHASTACFICSCCSKCLIGKKFMPVEGMVFCSMVCKNMMS from the exons ATGGctggcagcagctatgaatggaagtccaaggatccagcagttgctcagtcccacaag ATGGCCTTAGATCATGAGCAAGGAACTGGAGCCCCCTGTCGAAAATGCAAAGAGAACTGTGAAGGGTTTGAGCTACACTTCTGGAGGAAAACATGTCGTAACTGCAAATGTGCGCAAGAAGAGCATGGCATACTCCTGAGCACTGAGGGAGGCAGGAAAGTGGGAAAGCTCTTAGACGACGCCAAGTACATCAACCTAATTGCCAAGCTGAAGTCAGATCCAATTTCCATATACAAACCCAAAGTAATGGTATCGAGAAAGCCAGTGCCTAAAAAGAAGAATGATTCCATTAACACTGTTGCCTATGAGTGGACACCCTCTGTCCAGAACCAGGCACTGTCCACACAGTACATGCAGATGCTACCTAAGGAGAAACAGCCAGTGTCAGGTTCAGAGGGGGCACAGTACCGGAAGAAGCAGCTGGCGAAACAGCTCCCTGCACAGGACCAGGACCCTTCTAAGTGCCATGAGTTGTCTCTCAAAGAGGTAAAGGAGATGAGGCAGTTTGTGAAGAAATACAAGAGTGAGGCTCTGGGAGTAGGTAAGGTGAAGCttctctctgagatgaatgctcaGCGTTACAAGATGCACAACCCTGCTGGAATCAGAAACACCACCGCAGTACTGGGTTCCAAGGGCAAGTCTAAGGAGTTTAAGAAGACCCAATATTCTTGTTACAATTGCAAACACCCCATGAAAGAAGGAGACCCAGCCATCTATGCTGAAAGAGCTGGCTACAGTAAACTCTGGCACCCGGCTTGTTTTACCTGCAGCGTTTGTGGTGAAATCCTGGTAGACATGATTTACTTCTGGAAAAACGGGAAGCTATACTGTGGCAGACACTACTGTGACAGTGAGAAGCCCCGCTGTGCTGGCTGTGATGAGCTAATATTCAGCGATGAGTATACCcaagcagaaaggaagaattGGCATGTAAAACACTTCTGCTGCTTTGATTGTAACAAGGTCCTTGCAGGAAAATTATATGTGATGATCAATAACAGGCCTGTGTGCAAACTCTGCTACATGAAGAAACATGCTGTGGTGTGTCAAGGATGCCACAATGCCATCGACCCAGAAGAGCAGAGAGTAACCCACACAATATTCAGCTGGCATGCATCCACAGCATGTTTCATATGCTCCTGCTGCAGCAAGTGTCTTATCGGAAAAAAATTCATGCCTGTAGAAGGGATGGTTTTCTGTTCCATGGTGTGTAAAAATATGATGTCCTAA
- the LOC116092009 gene encoding testin-like isoform X2, translated as MALDHEQGTGAPCRKCKENCEGFELHFWRKTCRNCKCAQEEHGILLSTEGGRKVGKLLDDAKYINLIAKLKSDPISIYKPKVMVSRKPVPKKKNDSINTVAYEWTPSVQNQALSTQYMQMLPKEKQPVSGSEGAQYRKKQLAKQLPAQDQDPSKCHELSLKEVKEMRQFVKKYKSEALGVGKVKLLSEMNAQRYKMHNPAGIRNTTAVLGSKGKSKEFKKTQYSCYNCKHPMKEGDPAIYAERAGYSKLWHPACFTCSVCGEILVDMIYFWKNGKLYCGRHYCDSEKPRCAGCDELIFSDEYTQAERKNWHVKHFCCFDCNKVLAGKLYVMINNRPVCKLCYMKKHAVVCQGCHNAIDPEEQRVTHTIFSWHASTACFICSCCSKCLIGKKFMPVEGMVFCSMVCKNMMS; from the coding sequence ATGGCCTTAGATCATGAGCAAGGAACTGGAGCCCCCTGTCGAAAATGCAAAGAGAACTGTGAAGGGTTTGAGCTACACTTCTGGAGGAAAACATGTCGTAACTGCAAATGTGCGCAAGAAGAGCATGGCATACTCCTGAGCACTGAGGGAGGCAGGAAAGTGGGAAAGCTCTTAGACGACGCCAAGTACATCAACCTAATTGCCAAGCTGAAGTCAGATCCAATTTCCATATACAAACCCAAAGTAATGGTATCGAGAAAGCCAGTGCCTAAAAAGAAGAATGATTCCATTAACACTGTTGCCTATGAGTGGACACCCTCTGTCCAGAACCAGGCACTGTCCACACAGTACATGCAGATGCTACCTAAGGAGAAACAGCCAGTGTCAGGTTCAGAGGGGGCACAGTACCGGAAGAAGCAGCTGGCGAAACAGCTCCCTGCACAGGACCAGGACCCTTCTAAGTGCCATGAGTTGTCTCTCAAAGAGGTAAAGGAGATGAGGCAGTTTGTGAAGAAATACAAGAGTGAGGCTCTGGGAGTAGGTAAGGTGAAGCttctctctgagatgaatgctcaGCGTTACAAGATGCACAACCCTGCTGGAATCAGAAACACCACCGCAGTACTGGGTTCCAAGGGCAAGTCTAAGGAGTTTAAGAAGACCCAATATTCTTGTTACAATTGCAAACACCCCATGAAAGAAGGAGACCCAGCCATCTATGCTGAAAGAGCTGGCTACAGTAAACTCTGGCACCCGGCTTGTTTTACCTGCAGCGTTTGTGGTGAAATCCTGGTAGACATGATTTACTTCTGGAAAAACGGGAAGCTATACTGTGGCAGACACTACTGTGACAGTGAGAAGCCCCGCTGTGCTGGCTGTGATGAGCTAATATTCAGCGATGAGTATACCcaagcagaaaggaagaattGGCATGTAAAACACTTCTGCTGCTTTGATTGTAACAAGGTCCTTGCAGGAAAATTATATGTGATGATCAATAACAGGCCTGTGTGCAAACTCTGCTACATGAAGAAACATGCTGTGGTGTGTCAAGGATGCCACAATGCCATCGACCCAGAAGAGCAGAGAGTAACCCACACAATATTCAGCTGGCATGCATCCACAGCATGTTTCATATGCTCCTGCTGCAGCAAGTGTCTTATCGGAAAAAAATTCATGCCTGTAGAAGGGATGGTTTTCTGTTCCATGGTGTGTAAAAATATGATGTCCTAA